A segment of the Mastacembelus armatus chromosome 7, fMasArm1.2, whole genome shotgun sequence genome:
AGCTCTGGTGAACAGATATATCACAAGCAGTTATGCAGCACTTGAGAAAGCTGATGGTAAGACACATTAAgaagttttcattttataaataacaataaatgtaaaatatatattggCTTCTTGCTTAGTAAGCTGTCATCCTGAGCCTGTTGCACTGAGACTAGCTGCTGAATAACTTGTCCATCGTTGTCATTGTCCTTGTTAGGTGGCAGGTATAAAAAAGAAGTGCTGGTAGATGGACAGAGTCATTTATTACTGATCCGGGAGGAAGCTGGACAACCTGACGCACAGGTACTTCTTTGTGTTAATGGTTGTGTgtgattgagagagagagagagaatcagcAGTCAGTATGCAAAATGTCATCATCCATCAGGCCTGTGCACTGTGAGCTAACGTCTCCCTCCTATCCCACCCCCCCCCTTCAGTTCAGCAGCTGGGTTGATGCAGTGATTCTGGTGTTCAGTCTGGAGAACGAGGCCAGTTTCCAGGAGTTGTACCAGCTCTATAGCCAGCTCAGTGCATACCGCACAGACATCCCAGTGATAGTGGTCGGCACCCAAGGTTTGCAGACAAATCACAGCCATGTAGACTCACATCTTCTGAGAATAAAACTACcttaactgtttgtttttgttatttatgcAAAACAATACAAGTTGCATTCTTTATAGTGTATAGAGTCTTTAGTAATGATCTGACCAGGTGTATACTCAATTTTTTTCTaattactgatttatttttattcagataAAATCAGTAGTACCAACCCTCGGGTGATTGAGGATCAGAGAGCCAGACAACTGTGTATCGATGTGCGTCACTCATTGTTTTATGAGACTTGTGCCACCTACGGGTTTAATGTTGATCGAGTGTTTTCAGAGGGTGAGTTGGCAGATTTTATTAAGCGCAGTCACTATgcacaaaagtcagtttgagGGGTGTGATTCACCATGAAAGAAAGCTACTATTTAGTCCCTGTTGTTTTGatgggtgtttttcagctgcccAGAAGATTGTAGCTCAGAAGAAACAAGCAGCATTGCAGGCCTGCAAGTCTCTACCTAACTCACCCAGTCACTCTGGAGGCTCCACACCCGGATCAGCATCATTCCCTGGCCAGGTACCACATCCAAGTTTAACAGCTGTAGTTAACCAAACATTTGACCTATCCCACATGGGATTACGAGATACTGTAATACACTTATTGTATTCAATTttcgattcaattcaattcaattcaattcaattcaattcaattcaattcaattcaattcaattcaattcatttacTATGATCTCAGTGTTAAACTTGTAATTAACACCTCTTTGACAATGTGAACAAAAAATGGATATTTATAGGCATCATACAAGTAGACTTGTTGTATTGGATTGTATTAGATTGGACTTGTGTGCCTGATAAAGTGAGCACTCAtctataaaacatcaaaaataaaacaaaacagatttgataccattatatatatataaatctaaaATGCTGTCAATAAATGTGTAAtcctacaaacacaaacataaaacataaaatagcaAAGGAAACCTAAAATCTACCTCAATAAAGGGCCTTTTCTTTCATCTTCGAGGCTTGCTACACCTGGctaatttttgttgtttttttatgtaaacagGAACTCAGTCTTAGTGTTTtacctgtgtttaaaaaaacagatcagtTTTTGATTTGAGACCACTAAAAAGGGCTGGTGGGTTTCAAGTGAAGAGCACAAATAGAGAACAAAATTAGCATGCTGAATAGATCAGACTGACACAGtggtaataaaaatataatttctgaTATAATCTTTGTACCATATTTGTCCTAattactgtgatggactggtgacctgtccagggtgtacccctgcctttcacccaaagagagctgggataggcttcagccGATCTCTCTTGACCCTAAATCGGAATAActtggtatagataatgaattaataaattaattagtCCTATACATATGTAGTTTGGGCTTATATCTGTTTCTCTTAAAGGAATCTTTCATCACTAAAAAATACCTTAACCAGCCTTTAACTGTACAACAAAGTGCAAGCGTCTTTTGGTTAAGATCCAGCAACTATAGTTAATCCGAGTTCTTCCACATGAAGTAGCGAGTACTGagctactgtatatgtgaaGCTGAGCAACATGAAAATACTACAGCACAAGATAAAATCCAGCATTAAGAAACGTGAATTAAGTAAAAACACTTTAGTATtattgacaaaatgtttttaaagtataatagtaaaagtactcattctACAGTGACAATTGGCCCTTACACTGAATTATTACTACActattatattatttgtttatgaTGATTAATGCAATAACATGTAAGCCATGGATTTTATAGtttcttgttgttttaaatTGCAGTTTTCAATGCAGTAATTAACAGCCAGATAAATCTGGGAGATGTATACACTGTTTTGCACTGATTCCACCCTAAACCACATAGATATCTCATTGTATGGGCTGAAAAGAGCATTTTTAAGGCTGAGCAATGCAGCTTTGAAATCCTTATTTGTCAAGAGGTTTCAGTTTTAGACATTCATTCATATTAGGCCACTGAATACTGTGTGAAACCTGTTCAGTAGTTATTATTGTTCCGTTAGGGTAAACAGTGTCTTTTTCCCAGTCTAGACAGATATTACATAAGCCCTGATAAAAATAGGACAGATATGAAAATGTTCTGCTTGTACTTTGCTGGTGTTTTCTTTCAAACTAAagtagttttttaaaaactttggCTAAGTCTATTTTTCTTGCTTATTTCACTAGAGCTACAGAAGTATTTTTAGAGGTCTTGATGCTTTTGTGCTGTTAAAGttttttagagtttttttttgtgcatattttctattttgatgAATAAAAGAGACATTACTTTTTTTGAAAACCTGACTAAGGTTGGATTTTCAGAGTAGAATCTGAAAGCTCTCTCTCTGCAGGTTTGGTGGTTAAACATTCATGTGAAGAAGAGTTACATGCATTATGAAGTTTGTATCATCTATCAAACTGAAATCTAATTTCCAAGTGCATTCATCACTTCCTCTACATCCATCTCAGGCCCATGAGTAGCACATTTTCACAACAATCGGCAACTGAAAAATTCATACTGTCGATTATTACCCACTTTTTGTATTTCACCTGTTTTACTCATTTCATCGTTCAACCCATTCTCACTCTCTCCATTTCTTCTCTCATGCCATCATTTCAATTCCTGCCCCTGTATCCTGACCTCATGACCCCACTGTCCTCCCCCACTCACAGACCATTAATGGCCCCAGTAGTGGCTACGCCTACTCCCTCCCCTCTACCCCTGTGGTCAGTCACAGAGAACTGAGGGTTGCACAGGGAGAGGGGGCAGGCAGTGTCAGCTCACGTTCGCTGAAGAGCATCCCCAGACGGCCCTCTCTCTTCAAGGTCAGTTATTACTAGCTGCTAGTCTGTCACCGTTTAGTTTCCTGTCATCTGCCACTGCCATTTCACTTCACTCAGCTCACTGTCAGACTCCTTCTGCTGAAGTCGCCCACACTTTGAAACACATCTGTTGgctgtttgatttgtttcagAATCGTGACACGGATAAGAAAGCTGGTGATCCTAAAGGAGACCTGAGCAGCGTGAGGGGCGTTCCCATTAAACAGGTTTGGTTAACAgtactgtacaaaaaaaaaagagttttcaaTTAAGTAGGTATTTATATAGGCCTACTTCAGTTTGTTTGCTGCACAATAAAATGTGCCAATTCAGGAAGAAGAATGGGAACAAGAAAACGCACTTGTCTATTTATTTAATCTAACATAAGCAGtacaaaaaaatctgttcacTGTTTTCAACCTTTCTCAAGGGTGTTCTATTAATACTGTGCAAGTGCCTTTAGGTTTTCTGTAATGCTGCTACACTTTGAAGAGATCATCTCTGTACCGTCTCAAAATTAAAGCAATATCATTTGTTTTGAGCTCTGACCTTGATTGTTTGTCACAGAGCATCCTGTGGAAGAGAAGCGGTAGCTCTCTGAATAAAGAGTGGAAGAAGAAATATGTAACCCTGTCCAACAATGGCACGCTGTCTTACCACTCCAGCTCCAGTGTAAGAGAAAACCACAACACTGATCgataaagcaataaaacacactgaagtaTCAGCTGTCAGCCAAGAGActtttcactgcagctttttaGATTTAACTAAACATTCAACTTCAGTGAATAAAGGCCATATTTGTCTAAACAGCCCAGTAAATAATTTGAAAGTTGTGCTTaatattaactttttaaaaCCAGAAAACACTCAGAATGTTGTAAAATCAGTGGATTTCCTGTTCCAATGAATAGGATCTGTTGTTTgccaagtgaaaaataaaacaatgtttaaaatagCATTAAAGCAAACTTTAAAGTGAGCCAATCTTTTGGTGAGTATTGTTAAAATGGACTATTAACTAAATCCATTCTCCAAACAACTGTGCATTACAAAGgttaaagaaattaattaaactGCATGTTTGCCTGCTCTAACATAAGCAAATATTATCTCTGGGTAGCTATTTTACTGCTTACATTAATAAGCCCCAGATAGTTCCAAGACCAGGGGGATGTCATATGCTCTTATTTTGAGTGTCGGCTAACATTGTGTCCTGCTCCTTATTAAATTTGAGGAAGTTTGCACCCCTGCCAGATGAACTTGTTATTTGCGAAAACATTATGCAACACCTTATTTAGTACTCATCTAAAAAACATTTCTCGTTACATAACATTTTATGAAATTGCAATCTTATTATTCTCATTTTTCAGCTAGTGTTAGCCTGCTAAAATATTCACTGGGTTAAAATGAGAAGTTGTAGAAGAGTCATAAGGTCAGTGAACTGACTCAGTAACCAGTCATCTATATTTTTGTcaatttatatgtatatatgtaatatCTGCTGACATTAGCTAAAATTAGGCACCATGTCATACCAGAGCAAGTTAAGCTGTAGCAGAAAAACTTCtaaatatgtatgttttattgctTATCATTTCTATTTAACTTTAAATGTATAAGAAAAAGATGTGCAAATGTGTTAGCTCTGCTGTCAAAAGTTGCATAGTATCACAGGCctgaacatttcaaaacattttaaagcaagATAATCTATATTGCTAGTAAACATTTCTAATATATGGTATAATCTGGTGTGGTGTTTCAGGACTACACGCAGAATATCCATGGAAAGGACATCGACCTTCTTCGTGTGACAGTAAAAGTTCCTGGGAAACGTCCCCCGAGAGCTGTCGTTCCTGCAGGTCCCTCACTCGTCCCTCCCAGCTCTGTACCAGGAGTTAACGGTCTGAGTAAGGAGCTGATAGCTGCTGATAACACCAGTACAGGTATCAATGCTTGCACTCTTGTCACTGATGAAGGAATATATGACCCAGTGAGAACAGTGTGGTACACGGAAGTGTGTTGGGGATTTTCATGTGGTTTATTGACAACAAAATATCAGAGAATATCATGAGACTCATTATttgaaacatctgttttttgttattaaatgCCCAAGCATATTCTTCTGGGTACTGAAAGAGATAAAGTCTCTAATGGCTGATCTATAAGGTCTTGATTTTTGCACATCATGTAAACAAATAAagctttcattttccttttgtgtgtTAGTTCCCCAGTTGTGTCCAGCTACTCTGTCTGTGGTAGATGACAGGTCTGGTGCCTTGTCCCCTCAAGGCGGAGAAAGAGGACTTCAGCGCTGCCCCTCATCATTGTCCACCAAAGCACAAAGTGTTGGTATGTactacaggaaataaaacacattggCTATATCCCCACTATCACTGCAAACTATGCTGTCATATATTTTTGCATCAAATATCAGATGCCCTTGAAGGGACGGCCAGTCCTTTTGCTGGGAAAGAGCCCAGCCAATCATCTCCCATGAGCGACAGGAAAAAGAACAGGAGAAAGAAGAGCATGAATCAGAAAGGAGATGCAGCTGTTGGGCAAGCTGAAGGTAATGTAACTCAGTTTTTACCAAGACCTGTTACAGTTAGTAATATGATAATAAAAGAGGCATTTTTGTGTTGGTTATTTGAATATGAACATACTCTGATAATGAATATAATAATGCATCAACAGGTAAAACAGAATTGATAAATAACTACAAAGTAAAtgcattaataaaacacatttgtttttgaggCTTTTTAAAGAAGGGGAATTTTCAATTCTTCATTCACCACTTATTATTTAAAACAGTCTGAACATATCAACAAGATATTATGCTTGTATATtcacattatttacatattCCTACACAGGTTCCATTTGTCTTATGCTCTTctacttttgtcttttcattaaGAAACTGGTTTAGTGAAGGTTTGCTTTCAGATTATTTCTATTATTAAGACTTGTACTTATCTTTCTCtggtcctcctcttccttctcctgtGCTTATCTCTTGCTCTGCAGCCAAACGCAAAATGTGGAAATTAAAGAGCTTTGGTAGCTTGAGAAACATTAATAAGACAGGTAACAAGAGAGGGTGATGcagttttcctctgttttgCTCCTCAATGTGCTTAATGTATCTTACCTCCATCCCAACCTCTGACTTTTCATCTCAATAACCTAAAGCTCTTTCTGTTCTCAACTttcatcagatttattttttgtgtggttttgcattttattttgttattccTTCACTGACTGTGGATTCATCATGCCGATTATATTAATCCACTATCATTAATCATCCTTGCACAAGTGCAAATCAGAgttcaatttgttttttccttttatttgcaGAGGAGGAGAATGCAGACTTTATCATAGTTTCATTTACCGGGCAGACATGGCACTTCGAGGCTCAGAGCCTGGAGGAGAGGGACTCGTGGGTGTCGGCTATAGAGAGCCAGATCCTGGCAAGTCTACAGTCATGTGAAAGTGGAAGAAacaaggtacaaaaaaaaaaacattaaaggcACCAACAACACTCAGCTTCTTTCAACATAATATTCCACCAAAGTTAGAATACTTTGGATTATTGCTGTTTTtgaagaacaaacacacagaccccACAAATTTAACAGGTGATGGACCAAAGATaccatcttttttattttttgtaaagtgttttGAGATGATAGTATTACGATTTGGCactatacatccatccatccattatctatacccgcttattcctatttagggtcacagggatctgctggagcctatcccagctctctttgggtgaaaggcaggggtacaccctggacaggtcaccagtccatcacagggccacaacAACCCCTCACACTCActactatgggcaatttagagtcaccaattaatctgacatacatgtttttggactgtgggaggaaaccagagtacctgaagtaaacccacgcaagcaaagggagaacatgcaaacttcacacagaaaggtccctgttgggttgtgaacccaggagcaacagtgctaaccacaaagccactgtgctgcccgaTGTTTCAATTTGTAATCTTTAATTATAGAATAGccttttgtcttattttgcattgtatgtattCTCATAATCAATCAACATCATACAATGCCACATTTATCAGTGTATATGACATATTATTACTCGTCTATGTGCTATAATGTAATCATTCATTAGCTGATTGTAAATTAGCTGATTGTAAATACAGCTTGTGTATAAAGTGGAGGTGATTGTGtgcatataaataaatgattagcttgtgtttgtgtgtgcttgtgcaggCACGGAGGAGCAGTCAGAGTGAGGCTGTAGCGCTTCAGGCCATCCGTAATGCCAAGGGCAACAGTCTATGTGTGGACTGTGAAGCACCAAGTGAGTTCTTTAACGCTGCCATCTTTCCCTCCAGCTGCAGATTTATCTGGAGGGTAATTCTGCTTTCATGCACCACCCACAGTCTGTAATGGTGTCACAGTTCACACACTGATTATTTGAAGGTAACATCACTGTGGAACTTCTTCCTGTAACAGTCTCTCTTCTTTTGGCCCTGCAGATCCCACCTGGGCCAGTCTCAACCTGGGTGCACTGATTTGCATTGAGTGCTCAGGGATCCATCGAAACCTGGGGACTCACCTGTCCCGTGTCCGCTCACTAGACCTGGACGACTGGCCTGGAGAGCTCACACAAGTCCTGGCTGCCATTGGAAACCATATGGCCAACAGCATCTGGGAGAGCTGCACCCAAGGAAGAATCAAACCCTCACCTAATGCCACACGGTGGGTCCAACCTAAGCATCATATTTTACCATTCAATaagtttatattattattatttctaacTAAATATGCagatcataataaaaacaatcttCTGTTCTGAGTTTTGAAAGTTTTAAAGAAAGGATTTTACAGCAAGAAACAACCTAATAAGGGGGCTGACAATGACGGGGCTTTACATATAAATCATGGACAAACAGTTGCATGGCTCTATAATAAGGTCAAACATCCTTCTACTCAGGTGTGttattttaaatcaaacctACATATTAAAGTTTGAGGGTAAACGTTTTACTTTTTTGACTTGCTGAATGGCAGCAGGAGTGCTCACTCAAAAAGGACCCTCCTCCATAGAAAGATGTCTTGGTGCACACTTTGTTTACTAAATCCTTGATACTTTCATatgtgtttagttttatttatgacTATGTCTTCTTTGTCTATGTCTCTGTTTCACAAGTGAGGAAAGGGAATCATGGATTCGAGCTAAGTACGAACAACGGGCGTTTGTGGCGCCTCTTCTGCCGGCCTTGGGAACCCAGATGCCAGATGACGGTATGCCTGTGTGGCTGCTGTCTGCTGTGACAGACAAAGATCTGCCCAGACTGCTGCTCCTTCTGGCCCATAGCACCAAGGAACAGATCAATGCTCAGCCGGCTGGGTCAACATCGTCACCTCGCACAGCCCTTCATGCTGCCTGTCAGCTGGGAGATGTAGTGATGACCCAGCTTTTGGTCTGGGTGGGTTATtactttttgtccttttcagcAACAAACTAAAATTATTGACAACAgtacaacataaaaacacagtacaacttaaaaacacaaatcattgTTCGCAAATGAGGAGGTGCTCAGAACAAAATATGCAATGCATTATTACTGTTTCTATGTAAACTAATGGTCTTATGTAATGTGTTACCAAACAAACCCCTAACCCTGACACTGACATGTTACAATACtgcaaacatttacagtaaatcacACCTTTATCTTAATccagaaatatttaatgttatcCACTTTAGAAATATACACTCCAGAGTTTGCAGGGTCTTGTTCTACCATGtctcatttttaaatgcatttattacaCATATCTCAAAAATTAGAGGTGTGCAACAATAAATTAATGGAATGGTAATACAACTATTAGGCAACTTTAACTCTAGCATGTGTGgtaatttatttaaacacaacaaaatttaaaaaatatgcatcatgcaagaaaaatataaactaacatattaaatattaacattcCAACTACTAATGGCTTTTGGCAAAATGATTCAGTTAGAAATGCATTTACTTCTGATGGCTTTCAACAGCACATTTGAGTGGCCAAGTGATGCCTCACTGCACAGACTCATCTGTAATTGATATTTAATCATAAATAACCTTATGCTGAGAAAATATCAtgttctctcctccatctctacAGTATGGAATCGACATGAAAGCAAAAGATAACCAAGGTCAGACAGCCATGATGTTGGCCAGAAAAACAGGGAGCAAAGGCTGTATTGATATTTTGCTCCAACACGGCTGCCCCAGCGAGACTTCCCCCACCACAGTCACACCTGCCCTCTCCCGCCGGTCTAGCACTGCCAGTCTGGGCCGAACCAGTTCCAGGAAACGGGTGTCATAGCGTGGACTTAAGGTGCTGCCACCTAAGGGATTGTGGCGTCTGGAGGATGCTCGCAGTAACTTTTAACCTTTAggacagaggcagagatgaCTTTGGAGAGCAGATGTACTATAAGAAAAATTACAGGACTATATGTTGGTACtaaggatttaaaaaaatgcttctCAAAGACTGAACAACATATCAAACAACTTAAAAGCAATATTGATTCAATTGGTGGCAGATATATTGCTTAAATACTGTGTTGTTGTTGACCTCATTTCATAATGACTAAAGCTGAACTTCGTAGCTGTCGCCTATAATTTTAGAGCAGACACTCAAACTGCTTCTGTTTCACTTCATCCAGAAGAAGTGCAATAATCCAGCTATAATGATGAAAAGCAACAGGTTTTACATTAAAGTGTGTAGGATAACTGTATGGTCACGCTTGTGAGTGAATTGCTACATGAAGTGGGCGGTGCTTTTActcacatttgttttgaatGGACCAAAACAgcaatttttcttcttttggctttacaaatgaaacataaaCTACAATACGTCATGTTGTTAGTTGTGTGTGCCTGTCACAAGTCAGTTTGGCCAGTATAAACCGTTTCAGTCACAAGTCAGCTGACATAATTCTGCTTAGACTAGAAAAATTAATGGTTTGGAATatgaaaaatgtcagtgttactCTTACAAGTCAAAGATATGGCattttaatatactgtaaatgtaccTATACTACATACttcatgttaaactgtaatGAAGACACAGCTGAAAAGTCAGACTCAATTTTGTAAATGATTTCTTACTGGTAGTTTTGAAAATATgtcaagtttgttttttcattgtcttttatAATTTCTTATTCTCCTACATGTCATAAAGGCATAAACTGGTaaacaaatgcatttacatacagtatataaacatgTGACTATTTGTTAAAGGTTTGGGCCAGTCAAGCGACTACATGAAGACTATGACATTATTCACATCCATATTACTGTTGTGTAGGTCTATTCCATAACTTTACAGTATGACGAGGTTACAGTGTCACTTTGACACTTTGTGGGCCATGTGAATGCTTCATGCGCTAAAAGCATTGGATActggaataaaataaacttttttttaaaattggcATTATTGTggtagtttttatgttttcttttgtctttgtgtcttgcCCCATCTGCTGCATAATGTTATTGCCTCATAGAAGGTTTTAGCCTTGTTAACAGTGTTGCTCTGGGTATGGAAGAGTTGGTTGTGCCATCATTTTGGACCAGACCTGCAAAAGTAAAACATTCCTGTTAACCTTGACTGTGCTTTGTCTTTAGTATTaaatagaaaaactgaaaaataaaactgaagtaaAATGGTGAACATGGTAAAAGATGTCCATATAGCAAATATAAGTAAAGCAACCATGCAAACCCTATAATAAAACTTGTTGGACTTATACATATACTCCAGTATATTTCATGGGTGCCATCTGctatagaaaatatattattattactgttatctAGTCACACTATATTGTACAACACATTCTTTAATACCTACAGCTAATACAAGTTCACACAATTATATATATGATACTAAATAAGTAAATGTAAACCGTGATTTTCTATCTGCAGAAACTGAAcacaaataatgttaataaatcAGCTAAACATAATGCTATGCTAAATGAATAACACATTTTCCCCAACAACACCCATGGACAGACACattaatacagacacacacaattgtgcatcttcatacaccattttctcaaaagtagtagagagACCAATCTTCATTGAGGCAGACACACGCAgctacacagacagacaaatacacagacatacCTGTggacagacacattcacacagacacatttccagatgtactcacacacaaacacacgtatACATTCATTTCTACAGACAcgcaaatacacagacacaaaaacaaatacacgcatacaattacacacaaacacaaacattcatacacaaacatacacaaacacactcagataCTTTTCATTGcattctttcaaaaaaaaaagccaagaaacAATACCATGAGCTTAAAAAGGACATTGGCTATTGACaaacagcttcaggcaccaactgaggacatttttaatgtcagccatggtgtcttcttCCAGGAGGGCATGgttggactttcacaataacagTCTACAGTTACCTGTAGAAAGTTACTGCACCTTTCTAAAGACTAGTGACTATTCAAACTTAAGATTCCACCTTCAATTGA
Coding sequences within it:
- the agap2 gene encoding arf-GAP with GTPase, ANK repeat and PH domain-containing protein 2 isoform X1, whose product is MNNNSKSVNSTAIKVEIKRHESLQSAINKLSKQFERVEDKQLRSGLKVYLHSIQVNIANSQEWTLSRSIPELRLGVLGSLKSGKSALVNRYITSSYAALEKADGGRYKKEVLVDGQSHLLLIREEAGQPDAQFSSWVDAVILVFSLENEASFQELYQLYSQLSAYRTDIPVIVVGTQDKISSTNPRVIEDQRARQLCIDVRHSLFYETCATYGFNVDRVFSEAAQKIVAQKKQAALQACKSLPNSPSHSGGSTPGSASFPGQTINGPSSGYAYSLPSTPVVSHRELRVAQGEGAGSVSSRSLKSIPRRPSLFKNRDTDKKAGDPKGDLSSVRGVPIKQSILWKRSGSSLNKEWKKKYVTLSNNGTLSYHSSSSDYTQNIHGKDIDLLRVTVKVPGKRPPRAVVPAGPSLVPPSSVPGVNGLSKELIAADNTSTVPQLCPATLSVVDDRSGALSPQGGERGLQRCPSSLSTKAQSVDALEGTASPFAGKEPSQSSPMSDRKKNRRKKSMNQKGDAAVGQAEEEENADFIIVSFTGQTWHFEAQSLEERDSWVSAIESQILASLQSCESGRNKARRSSQSEAVALQAIRNAKGNSLCVDCEAPNPTWASLNLGALICIECSGIHRNLGTHLSRVRSLDLDDWPGELTQVLAAIGNHMANSIWESCTQGRIKPSPNATREERESWIRAKYEQRAFVAPLLPALGTQMPDDGMPVWLLSAVTDKDLPRLLLLLAHSTKEQINAQPAGSTSSPRTALHAACQLGDVVMTQLLVWYGIDMKAKDNQGQTAMMLARKTGSKGCIDILLQHGCPSETSPTTVTPALSRRSSTASLGRTSSRKRVS
- the agap2 gene encoding arf-GAP with GTPase, ANK repeat and PH domain-containing protein 2 isoform X2, whose product is MKPIAPLPLYLVRRILISLLNLYHMSGGSALHQRTTYLISLTLVKVEAVEQNGGERGGSGEEAGGKVQEEGGAPGQTENGAQVVLEQPQRAEDPAVVKGGQLSNEHKDGERKDLSPQRDKLSPNVDVLSKGNEKSPCALSIPVSAERSVQKCAETDLTRLEKKLSTSEAKQCRSPSLTTTPPVEVCVEPSHTPTRTSIPIRPAGQRPVSLLKSHSSVATRGRNSRDGRERSPTSAQSLDRKDCRMPTRSPGPCRASWAEASRPEGWRDMRDEVQAGTPLEIGGSMATVMRDVPRKERLKASSTSLPAPATQVHKPARKGKSRTLDNSDLNSFSEDLGLAREVQQTQQGQRGSAKDRKMLKFISGIFTKSSSGAVGSSSTAPPVYIQRDSSEEEVNIANSQEWTLSRSIPELRLGVLGSLKSGKSALVNRYITSSYAALEKADGGRYKKEVLVDGQSHLLLIREEAGQPDAQFSSWVDAVILVFSLENEASFQELYQLYSQLSAYRTDIPVIVVGTQDKISSTNPRVIEDQRARQLCIDVRHSLFYETCATYGFNVDRVFSEAAQKIVAQKKQAALQACKSLPNSPSHSGGSTPGSASFPGQTINGPSSGYAYSLPSTPVVSHRELRVAQGEGAGSVSSRSLKSIPRRPSLFKNRDTDKKAGDPKGDLSSVRGVPIKQSILWKRSGSSLNKEWKKKYVTLSNNGTLSYHSSSSDYTQNIHGKDIDLLRVTVKVPGKRPPRAVVPAGPSLVPPSSVPGVNGLSKELIAADNTSTVPQLCPATLSVVDDRSGALSPQGGERGLQRCPSSLSTKAQSVDALEGTASPFAGKEPSQSSPMSDRKKNRRKKSMNQKGDAAVGQAEEEENADFIIVSFTGQTWHFEAQSLEERDSWVSAIESQILASLQSCESGRNKARRSSQSEAVALQAIRNAKGNSLCVDCEAPNPTWASLNLGALICIECSGIHRNLGTHLSRVRSLDLDDWPGELTQVLAAIGNHMANSIWESCTQGRIKPSPNATREERESWIRAKYEQRAFVAPLLPALGTQMPDDGMPVWLLSAVTDKDLPRLLLLLAHSTKEQINAQPAGSTSSPRTALHAACQLGDVVMTQLLVWYGIDMKAKDNQGQTAMMLARKTGSKGCIDILLQHGCPSETSPTTVTPALSRRSSTASLGRTSSRKRVS